In one Campylobacter insulaenigrae NCTC 12927 genomic region, the following are encoded:
- the topA gene encoding type I DNA topoisomerase, producing MKNLIIVESPAKAKTIGNFLGKNYEVIASKGHIRDLPKTSFGIKIENEEFKPEYRISSDHSNLVKELKEKAKKVDQIYLATDEDREGEAIAFHIAKAINKDEKTLPRIVFHEITKNAIEHALQNPRHLDTNSVNAQQARRLLDRIVGYKLSPLLNQKIQKGLSAGRVQSAALKIIVDREREINAFVPLKYFSIDMIFKKDLEAELVEFQGQKIEKFTITNEDRAKLIFNTCQNSNFKVKHIESKDRKITPPPPFMTSTLQQSASNRLGFNPKKTMMIAQKLYEGVKTHQGIMGIITYMRTDSLNIAKEALEQVRKLIKDEFGKEYLPSKANIYTTKSKGAQEAHEAIRPTNLTFTPQIASEFLDKDEAKLYTLIYNRFLASQMQPAISQTQNVFANSNEAVFKISGRKILFDGHYKAYGDMDKDKILPNLNLNDNLNIQNIELNSHLTEPPSRYSEAGLVKKLENLGIGRPSTYAPTISLLSTRAYVRIDKKQLIPNEIAFNVTEILEQNFSDIVDSDFTSKMEESLDAIAEGKMDWQELLKNFYFPFMRKIDAGKKNIKSQKTFTKLDEQCPECGGELAIRKGRYGEFIACLNFPKCKYSRNLKQENQEQEKSPLKSIGLKCPLCQEGEVVERFSKRGKFYGCSAYPKCNFISKYKPSEEKCTECGEIMVIKELKKGTFLECLKCKIKKEI from the coding sequence ATGAAGAATTTAATTATAGTAGAATCACCTGCAAAAGCTAAAACTATAGGAAATTTTTTAGGAAAAAACTATGAAGTAATAGCTTCTAAAGGACATATAAGAGATCTACCTAAAACTAGCTTTGGTATCAAAATAGAAAATGAAGAATTTAAACCAGAATACCGAATTTCAAGCGATCACTCTAATTTAGTTAAAGAATTAAAAGAAAAAGCAAAAAAAGTTGATCAAATCTATCTTGCAACCGATGAGGATAGAGAAGGTGAAGCTATAGCTTTTCACATAGCAAAAGCTATTAATAAAGATGAAAAAACTCTACCTAGAATTGTTTTTCATGAAATTACAAAAAATGCCATAGAACATGCTTTGCAAAATCCAAGACACCTAGATACAAATAGCGTAAATGCTCAACAAGCAAGACGCTTACTTGATCGTATTGTTGGATATAAGTTAAGTCCTTTGCTAAATCAAAAAATTCAAAAAGGCCTTAGTGCTGGTCGCGTACAAAGTGCAGCTTTAAAAATAATTGTAGATAGAGAAAGAGAAATCAACGCTTTTGTGCCTTTAAAATACTTTAGTATTGATATGATTTTTAAAAAAGACTTAGAAGCAGAATTGGTTGAATTTCAGGGTCAAAAAATAGAAAAATTTACCATCACTAATGAAGATAGAGCAAAATTAATTTTCAATACTTGTCAAAATTCTAACTTTAAAGTAAAACATATAGAAAGTAAAGATAGAAAAATAACTCCCCCTCCTCCTTTTATGACCTCTACTTTACAACAAAGTGCTAGTAATCGCCTAGGATTTAATCCTAAAAAAACTATGATGATTGCACAAAAACTTTACGAAGGCGTGAAAACACACCAAGGGATTATGGGTATTATTACTTATATGAGAACTGATAGTTTAAATATAGCTAAAGAAGCTTTAGAGCAAGTTAGAAAACTCATAAAAGATGAATTTGGAAAAGAATATTTACCTAGTAAAGCCAATATTTATACCACCAAAAGCAAAGGTGCACAAGAAGCACACGAAGCTATAAGACCTACAAATTTAACTTTTACACCTCAAATTGCGAGCGAATTTTTAGATAAAGATGAAGCAAAACTTTATACACTAATTTATAATCGTTTTTTAGCTAGTCAAATGCAGCCAGCTATATCGCAAACACAAAATGTTTTTGCAAATTCCAATGAAGCAGTGTTTAAAATCAGTGGTAGAAAAATTTTATTCGATGGACACTATAAAGCTTATGGAGATATGGATAAGGATAAAATTTTACCTAATTTAAATTTAAATGACAATTTAAATATACAAAATATAGAATTAAATTCACATCTTACCGAGCCTCCTTCAAGATATTCTGAAGCTGGGCTTGTAAAAAAACTTGAGAATTTAGGTATAGGACGTCCATCAACTTATGCACCAACTATATCTCTTTTAAGCACAAGAGCTTATGTTAGAATCGATAAAAAGCAACTAATCCCTAATGAAATAGCTTTTAATGTCACAGAAATTTTAGAACAAAATTTTAGTGATATTGTTGATAGTGATTTTACCTCGAAAATGGAAGAATCTCTTGATGCTATCGCAGAAGGAAAAATGGACTGGCAAGAACTTTTAAAAAATTTTTATTTTCCTTTTATGCGCAAAATAGATGCAGGTAAAAAAAATATAAAAAGTCAGAAAACCTTTACTAAACTTGATGAACAATGCCCTGAATGCGGTGGTGAGCTTGCCATACGAAAAGGTAGATATGGAGAATTTATTGCTTGTTTAAACTTTCCAAAATGTAAATATTCAAGAAATTTAAAACAAGAAAACCAAGAACAAGAAAAATCTCCACTCAAATCTATAGGATTAAAATGTCCTTTATGTCAAGAAGGTGAAGTAGTTGAACGCTTTTCAAAACGAGGAAAATTTTATGGATGCAGTGCTTATCCAAAATGTAATTTTATTAGCAAATATAAACCAAGTGAAGAAAAATGTACAGAGTGCGGAGAAATTATGGTTATTAAAGAATTAAAAAAAGGAACATTTTTGGAATGTTTAAAATGTAAAATAAAAAAGGAAATTTAA
- a CDS encoding motility associated factor glycosyltransferase family protein: MILQKNLNALELTNRPLKDKILNLKEEYFLNIFPSQTPFIPPKEALMMPNIFFCGIGEGLFLKKLINKHIFIFDKAEFFANVLSKIDLSTELSSGKIYLCDVEEKRLEEQLCLLFSQNDCFEYLGLFKLFAYSQFYEKSTMEDFVYQKCISVISRVVGNVDTNFNMETKIHRQFLLNLPSVLKNTPLQRFIYENKGKNKSVVVVCAGPSLNKQLALLKQYQNDFVIFSLDATYKTLLKNEIYPDFVFSMDIYEECAKFYENLPLNLKEPIYVINSSVDQALIQVLKDKKKKIFTLKNMDYQQDFRLNDFGYIDSGVNVAHFAYSFTIALGFLNVIMIGQDLAFNENGNSHADASVFTFHDVEEVEHKAKKLSVLAYGQKDFVQTHIGWDEFRKRLEVLFVSNSKINFYNATEGGAYIDYTTEIPFEIILKKLKQEKKDYILPDGLSDNKQEKACKKILDQIQQENLELTHLSCQAQKLLENLEQNQEMQNHDEIIKSIFDFNAVIDNSYVLKYFMYKPLFYYRGFFNVNLYQDPNNIASAYVDFLKIFLEFCKQSLDNTNLAIEKYKILLKL, from the coding sequence ATGATTTTACAAAAAAATCTTAATGCTTTGGAATTAACAAATAGGCCACTAAAAGACAAAATTTTAAATTTAAAAGAAGAATATTTTCTCAATATCTTTCCAAGTCAAACGCCTTTCATACCACCAAAAGAGGCTTTGATGATGCCTAATATATTTTTTTGTGGTATAGGTGAAGGACTTTTCTTAAAAAAACTAATCAATAAACATATTTTTATATTTGATAAGGCTGAATTTTTTGCCAATGTTTTAAGTAAAATTGATTTAAGTACAGAGCTTTCTAGTGGCAAAATTTATCTTTGTGATGTGGAGGAAAAGAGATTAGAAGAGCAATTGTGCTTATTATTTTCACAAAATGATTGTTTTGAGTATTTAGGGCTTTTCAAACTTTTTGCCTATAGTCAATTTTATGAAAAAAGCACAATGGAAGATTTTGTTTATCAAAAATGTATAAGTGTTATATCTAGGGTGGTAGGTAATGTGGATACAAATTTTAATATGGAAACTAAAATTCATAGGCAGTTTTTGCTGAACTTACCTTCAGTGTTGAAAAACACCCCTTTGCAAAGATTTATTTATGAAAATAAAGGAAAAAATAAAAGTGTTGTAGTAGTTTGTGCAGGACCTTCTTTAAATAAGCAATTAGCTCTTTTAAAACAGTATCAAAATGATTTTGTAATTTTTTCTTTAGATGCTACTTATAAAACTTTACTAAAAAATGAAATTTATCCTGATTTTGTTTTTTCTATGGATATTTATGAAGAATGTGCGAAATTTTATGAGAATTTGCCACTCAATCTTAAAGAACCTATTTATGTGATTAATTCTAGTGTGGATCAAGCATTAATTCAAGTATTAAAAGATAAAAAGAAAAAAATTTTTACTTTGAAAAATATGGATTATCAACAAGACTTTAGACTAAATGATTTTGGCTACATAGACTCAGGTGTAAATGTAGCACATTTTGCATATAGTTTTACCATAGCGCTTGGGTTTTTAAATGTTATTATGATAGGACAAGATTTAGCTTTTAATGAAAATGGTAATTCTCATGCAGATGCTAGTGTCTTTACTTTCCACGATGTAGAAGAAGTAGAACACAAAGCAAAAAAGCTTTCAGTTTTAGCTTATGGTCAAAAAGATTTTGTGCAAACTCATATAGGTTGGGATGAATTTAGGAAGCGTTTAGAAGTTTTATTTGTATCAAATTCTAAAATAAATTTTTATAATGCAACCGAAGGTGGTGCTTATATAGATTACACTACAGAAATACCTTTTGAAATAATTTTAAAAAAACTCAAACAAGAAAAAAAAGATTATATTTTACCCGATGGTTTAAGCGATAATAAACAAGAAAAAGCTTGTAAAAAAATATTAGATCAAATTCAACAAGAAAATTTGGAATTAACTCATCTTTCTTGCCAAGCTCAAAAACTCTTAGAAAATTTAGAGCAAAATCAAGAAATGCAAAATCATGATGAAATTATAAAAAGCATTTTTGATTTTAATGCAGTGATAGATAATTCTTATGTTTTAAAATATTTTATGTATAAACCTTTGTTTTATTATAGAGGTTTTTTTAATGTAAATCTTTATCAAGATCCAAATAACATAGCAAGTGCTTATGTCGATTTTTTAAAAATTTTTTTAGAATTTTGCAAGCAAAGCTTAGATAATACAAATTTAGCTATTGAAAAATATAAAATTCTTTTAAAACTATAA